The Nicotiana sylvestris chromosome 6, ASM39365v2, whole genome shotgun sequence genomic sequence ccaattaaaattattttaacaAAAGTGCATTCGAAATACAGTAACCAATTAAAGCTTTTGCTCAGATTCTGCACCCCATCAGAGTAGGATACCCTAAAGGAAGCATCTTCAGAAATTCAAACGATTATTCACACAATCTTTCCTGCTGACTCATGTAATAGACCGTGAAAATTTCTTCCTTACGTCTTTGCAACCGTCAACGTGTGACAGAACATGAAAAACTGAGAACAAAGTTCGATCAGCATTTGTCTAGGCATCCACAGACTAGCCATAGAATATTTTTGTATGTATTTTTTAAACTAATTGAGATCAGCAGCTAACATATTGAAGTTGCAGCAGACTTAATATAAGGTCTCAAGCACTCAATACCAACCCCCccaaaaaggagaaaaaggaaTAACATAATTTTACAGCAGGCTGACCAATGCTATAAAAGTGGTGGCAAATTTTAGATACACAGGGAAACAAAGTGGAGCAGCATTTTGAAGATTTTAACACAATAGACAAACCTTCACAAGTGGAATAAATGATTCCACCAAGTCTGATTCCCTCATTTGAGACCCAATTCTGCATAATGACTCAACTGCCTTTTCCCTAACACAAGTCTCTTCAACACTACAAAGACCTTCCAAGGGTGGAAGCAATACACTCGCATGTTCAACCCCTCCAACATATGGAATAAACACCCCCAACTCTTCGGCCATTGCAAGAAGAACTTCGTCATCGTCATCGTTGTTCTCACTTAGAAATGGAATCAACTCTTTCCGAGTTCTCTCCTCACCAAGAGCACGGGCAATGGTAGACAAGCGCCGGATTGAATTCAATCTAAGCTGGATGTCTTCATTCTTCAACTCATCAATCAAAACCGCAATGGGATACAACGGCTCATCAACCATTGACATGGCTTCTTGCAATGTAGAAATACCTGTCTATATATATTCACGAAAACTCAAATTACTTATAAAAGTACAAGAATAATAGTTATTTTAAAGGATCGTTAGCTCGGATTTCATTCTTTTATTAATAGAATGCAGTTAGTTATTGACTTAAAACTAAAAAGGTTCTCTTTTTAATGGCCAAAATAGAATCTTTTGGTGTTACAAATAAAAAGACGCAATTttcattaagaaaaccaaagtgGAGATGCCATCAATTCAAAAAATCTTACTCATCTACATATTGAAGACATGAAAGATTTGCATGAAGAACGAAGTGATCTGATCAAAATAATTAACTACAATTAGAAAAATTAACCACTCAAATTGACAACAGAATTGGAAACAGAGTTCCTTCTGTCAAATTACTGATCTTTCACATTTTCCAATCTACATTTATGATCCATAAAAGTATCTTGTACTTAATGCACGCCATTAAGAAGCAGTttgttaaaattaaataaaaacatACTCCGATTAAAAAAATGATGAAGCGTACACCTGAAGTTAACATATCATAAGTAATTATGGTGAAGTTTATAGAAGACGAATTGAGAGAATACTTGAACCTCAAGATACAGAAAATAGGGAAAGAAGATTCTAGAAAACCAAAATATCGAAGCCGAGGCATCTAAACGGTATTCTCtctgagtgtgtgtgtgtgtgcgcgtgtcagagggagagagagagagagagagagagagagagagagagagagagagagattcgTACCGGGGAAGCAATCAAAGGAATTAGAGTAGCGGAAGTTTGATCAGAAGATTGATCTGTAGTCGGAGAAGATGGGAAGGACCTGCTAATTCCGGTGCTTTTTATGGCATTATTTccactttttatattttttatttttctttccctttcttttttttaactTCCTGTTTATTTTTCATTTAACCCTTTTATCATTCAGTTAAGTACTGAAAAAAAATCATATTATTCGTAGAATAATAAATTTTCTTcttataaataaagaaaaaaaaaactgaaaattcCCAGCTACTAAATTACTACTCCACTAATTACTAAAGACCCAAttattaaaagaagaagaaaagaggaaaaCAAACACCGACAAATTCATGTAGTATAGGTAATTATATTTCGACTCGTTGCCTAACATAATCACATAATAATAAGCATCATGTTATGTTCACATTGTtggtttaatatttttttttcttctctcatgagaaaaattaaaattcattCAAATATTTTTCCAACCTTGCTCCTTGGTTAATATTGATTCAATTACCTTTTTATAGACTAGAAAATTTAAACGTCGCTCCAGTACAATAGCTCATAAACTATATTGGAAAAATAAATCCTACTAGGCAAATCTCGTGCGACGAGCTCAACCGAGAAGCATGCAGGGTATTTATTACCTTTTCTCAAGCTCTTTTCTACATCTTATTTTTTATACAAAAATTAGAAGACAAAATGGCCAACAAACACATTTAGAAGGGCAAAAAGAATTATCAAATGTTTCTTGGAGAAAACAGTGAGTGCTATACAACAAATTTTCCCCATTCCATTTCGTTTTATTCGAGTACCTTCAGTTTGTTGTacatctttttttattttttattgttagATTTGAAAATGACATTCATTCATTTATTAATTTTCGAGAAACCCAAGATAGCGATATGCAAGAAACTGAAGCACAAAATGAGGCATATTCCCACTTGCATTCTTTGAAaagttatatttattttaaagtaTGAGTTAAAAAAATTATAATCGTCACTATGGCCCGGTAAAAGTGAAGTTCTTTTGTTCCTTACGATCACCTACTAATTAGCGCCAATTTTCAGCATTAACTGATGCAAAGAACTGTCTTATAACATTTCCTTTTAGTACGGGTGAACACGATAAAAATTTACTCACATTCGATGTTTATACATATATCAAATTATATTCATTTATTAATGTTAAATGATAAATTCAGGTGCAAATGTTTTCAGTAAGTTAGTTTAAACATTAGACACCAAGTATTACTAGtaggttttttttattttaatagtgTTGCAAGAAATTTTAATACTCTTGTTGTGCATTAAAAAAATGCTATGCCTTGTACATCCATTGTCAACTGTACCATAGGACAAACAATGTTTGCTTAACTTAAAGGATGAAAGCGAAGTCTGCCTTTTATTATACTTGCCCAAGAAACCTAAGTTAATGTTAATTTGTTCACAAGTTTTTCTACTTCACTAATTAAGTTATTGTCCTTGATCCGGCAGGATTTGAGCGTTACGAGCTCTTTGGGTGCAACCACTTGCGGCAGAATTTTCAAATCTATTTAGTATGGAGATGTTGGCACAAGAAGGTGAACTGTCATTATATATCAATCTTTTGCTCTGGCTGCTATTGACTTGACTACATTGTCTCGCTGAGCAGTGTTTTCTCATGGAGgaaaggtctgtttgatttacaAGGGTGGAAACTATTATATTTGTACTTCTTTTGTGGatttttaacacatatatatacacatggagaaattcaaaaatagccagatttacaagtggtcattcaaaaatagccacagtttcaaaagtaatcgaaatttagccacttttcattgaaagataaatctgaacgaaaacattgTGAAAAaatactctagtataatataatagaattccagtatattatactggaactccaatataatatactggtctagcataatatactggagattggagcactggagtatattatactggagttccagtataatataccggtctagcataatataccGGAGATTGGAACAATCTTCAGTATGAAGTTGGACCataagttcatacacaggtgcaccgatctccagtatattatgctgaaactttccgtgttgcagtaaaatagtggctatttttcaatgactttgcaaatgctggctatttttaaataaccagtccgaaaactggctagcccgtgctatttttacatatATAGAAGATTCAGGCTAAAAATACagttcttttcttttccaatATGTATAGGATCCAACTCATTCATACGACAGAAAtcttaaaaataacacataatcgTATAAGATGAAATAATAGTTGCAGAAACTTTGGACTTGTAGATGAAACTAAAGATTTAAGTTCAATACTTTCTTCAGTATACTTTGCGCTTCAATTTCACATGGACTGAAAGTATAAAAGACAACTACATTCCAGCTTGTAAGAGTAACTTAGAATCTGAGTTGCAGTGTTGGAACTTGTGTTTTACCCGTAATTATCACAATATGAAGACAGAAATGAGAATCCTTCAAATATCTATTCCAAACTAGGTGCCTCTTCAGTTGGATTTGACTCGAATACATCCGAGTTAGAAGCCTCTGGTTCTTCAAGAAGTTCTCTTGATTGAATTGCTTCTTTATACACAGGAGTAGCCTTGAAATCTGTTGCTCCATCGTTATATGTGGCCACAGCAATACCACATGCAATTAGCTGCCAAGAAAAGATATCAAAATCAAACTGGTAAGACCATACATTAAAGACAATGAAACGATGCACAAGTAGAACACAAATTTAAGTTCTTTTTACGCACAATGACTTTTGTTCTCCACTGCATGCTCCTTCATCTAAAGGAATACGAACTTGCAAGTTTTTGCCAGAAAGAAAATAACTAGGAAATCTGCTACTACAATTTTCTCTTTGCATTTTTTTATCCTTATTCCTCTTGGAAAATAACTCAACCTTCAACAGAGTGCACCATTCAACAGAATCATGGGTGCCAACAGTTAATATTATATCCATTTTATAAAATATGTACATCAAACATCAAATTTAACGGAAGGACCATGGGTTCAGGAGTTCACGTGTCCCATAATTTTGCCTATATTATAGATTCGCCCCTACTAAAACACCATTAAAAGGTGCGCATTGTAATCCCATATTATAGTCATGAACCCAGATGAACCACCCTAACAACTAAAATAGAGCTATAATGGTCGGTTCCAATACCAGGACCAGATGCCCCCATACTACAAGATATAATATATTCATCTAGTAATAGCTTGAGCGATGTTCATTGGTGGTTTTTAGCTGGCAGAAATATAACGTAAGTTATGATAAATCAAGGTCACAACTCTCATATCAGAGACTTTATGGTTCCACAGCTAAATAGGCTGGAAGGATGTATTGCAGAACCTTCGTCGAAAGAATTTGAGCCCAATAACACTCCAATCTATTGAAACAACAGGACTACTTTGCTTTCGGACCAACACTTTTATCCCAGCAATTTCATCATTAGCTCAACTTTCTCACTTAGGATTCCTCGATGTTCAATCCTTTTCCTTACTAACAACACCTAAAATTGAAGAGTAAGATCACTTAATGAACATCTGTCTAATCCAGCTCCAATCCTAATATTCTCCTCTACTCTTTGGGCACATTAATGCCATCCAAGGACAGAACTTTTCATGGTCCGCAAGGTAGCAATTTCTGTCACGTTTACTTATTAGTTAGAGATCCAACCCAAGACACTTAACGTATCATCTAAAAACGTGGAGTGATTGCTGAATGCTTTCCTAATAGCAAAAAGTTTTCTCAAGACATAACATACTGCAAAAGGTGTTTTGTCGTTCCATTCTCCCAGGTTATGATACGCGAAAAATTACCTTCTATCATTTCCTTTCATCTGTATCAATCAATTATTTTACAGACTAGTAGCACCAATTACAGAGACGGATCTAGGATTTAAATTCTATGGGTTCAATCTTTAATGTCTTTAGCATTGAACCCATAATatatttaaagttatgggttcatatccactattttttgtaattttaatagatttttacatataaatttatgCTCCGCGTTGAAAGTactgggttcagttgaacccggcACTCGTTTGCTGCATCCGCCCCTGGCACCAAAGATTCAAGAAAATTTATTCTGAGGAAACCAAGCATGTATGTTACACATTATGGCAAACAGGCATGGGTATCGTCCAGATGAGATATAATATATTAACATGGCTCATCATTTTGGTTGTCTCCCTTTGACAGCGGAGAAGCAACTGTTGCTGGTAACACAGACTAGTCTAAAATAgccccaaaaagaaaaaaacagatttattttataattttcatGAAAAACAGCAAGTTGCTATGGGTACCGCACTAATCAAATAAACCAATGTAGCTGGATAAGCTATAACTAGGCAATCAAGAATCAGCTATTGGTAGCTTAACCTGGTCAATGTAACTTTTCAGCTTTCAATTCTTCCCTTCATCTCATAACATTGTCCATCTTGAAAAGTATCaagaaaatatcatttaaagCATTTAAGACAATAGACAGACTGGAATATTATGCAATGCTGGTATAGCGAATGTGAGCAATATTTTGGAACATCTGAAAACTGAAATGTAGGGAAAGAAATTTTGAACAGGAAAAGTTGTTATTTATAATCATATGCTTTGTATTCAAACCTACTGACATGAACTCAGCTACTTATACTGTTGTAACAATGGATAAAGTTTGATTCTCTTCTAGTTTATAGTGTTATGAAGAATCCTCACAAATTACACCTCCGTATCACACGCATTCAATACAAATTAATCAAGACAGATGAATCATTTAGGTACTTAACTTCAACCCAACATAgtaattactccctccgttcaaaTTATGTAATTTGAATCGTTTCGAAGTTTAAGAAAGAATGATGACTTTTGAAATTTATGATTTTATAATATGCCTATAAAAGTTTCTTATTAGGTGTAAACTGGGTGTGTAAAGTTACTTATTTCCAACTATAAATATGTGATATTTTATTCGAACAAAAGGGACTAATAAGGGAATAGTAGTGAACTAAGTAGTAAATATAATAGTAGGATAAATGAGCAAAAGGGCTGAAGATGTACCGAAAAGAGAACGCCAAAAGCCCACATATACTGAACAAAGAATCCAAAACCATCCCATTGAGGACCTTCCCAAAAGTCAGTCTCCAGTCCAGGAAGCTGTGGCATCACAAACCCATCATCCATGGTTGCAGTTGCACCCCCATCTTCATTACCAATAGCAATATTAACCGTAACaaaatcttcatcttcttttaCTGGTTCTTTCGTTGAAATTGAACTTCTCTTGTTCTTTCCTGAAGTGAACTTCTTTGCAGCTAACACAGTGAATTGACTACTTCTTCTCCCCTGAGACCAAGAtgttgttgaagaagaagatggaagTAAGAATGGACGGCGAAGAGGGAGTTGGGTGTACGGCATTCTTGTCGAGCTGTTGCAGAGAATTCGGTTTCCTGTGAGAGCCATTGTTTTGGCTGATAAGCATCGTGTGGACGAGACAGTGAGATGATAAAGTTACTACTTTTGGATCCTAAATGCAAACCGGTTCATTTTCCGTTAAGATCCGGTTCGGTTATGAGATTTTTTCCTCCCATAAAAGaaaatctatactatattaaaaacaagaaggcccttagcgaaatatcattCGTTTTTTTTGcttcttaaaaataaattttgtattagataaaattatcattttaagttttctccctaatatttaggagttttaTATAAACTAAATTAATACATTaaattctttcttgtttgaaGCATATACACAAAATCCTAATATTAAATATCTTGCATAAATCCTTCCTTAATTAAATGATGTAACATAACATATTTATTAACAAAAAACTAACTTTTGGAAAAGTTTAAGTTAAAAAACCTTTTGACACTTagtactcttttttttttaaccaCTAAAGATTCCTTTTAGGATTAGGAGTCTTTGGTTTTCGTTAAAGAAATATAACGATTAATTTTAGCAAAACAACTAACTCAAAAGCAGGAAATTAATATTGCAAAGAATGCAATCTCAGCTGTTCGAAGTACATATCAATCGTGCAGGTTTGtttttcaataaaaaaaaaagactatTGTTTCAATCATCTTATCCATCAAATAATATGAATAGATAAAGATGAGAATGAAGCTAGACAGAAAAACTTAGAGCAAACAACGTAACAAAtggatactcccaaaaaaaaggtaaacaaaaaaaattaggcactataaataaaaaataaccaTTGGAGTTTTTTCTTTTAGAAAAACTCTTAAATTTTTAAAGGCTATGTGTTTTTGCTAAAACTAAAAAAGAAGCACAATCAATATTCTTCAATTTCAAGAGTTtgactttttattttataacttaaatataatttttaatataatattttacTTACCAAGATAGGATACATGCACAATGTGCGAATGTAGATTACAAATATTATACAAAAAATTAATAAAGAAAATCATcatataaataaaattattttaaaattgatAAAACTTTTAAGGTGCATAAATTTATTTTCACAGAAGAGCATTgatagataaaaaaaataaaataatagagcAAAATTGATGATGTTATAGTTTAACTTGTTCTTTGTTTTTCGTATTACGTAACAAAAATAACAACGGTGTTCATAAGATATCCACATATgccctaaaaataacaataacacaTATGTAAGACataatttctttatttattaaactaGTTAAATTGGAtcaatatttatatttttaggagCTTAGatctttttttgttaatttttggttGATAACTCAAATAAATTACTTAATGTAGTTacctatttttttaaatatatatatatatatatatatatatatatatatatatatatatatatatatatatatatatacatatatatgctcatgatataggtacacgcgcaaagcgcgtaccctaagactagtcATTAAAGAAGACAGGCCTAGCTTATTAGACACTGGTTCCTATTTTTCACATGAAATATAagtaaaaattaatatttttttcgttttaatttatgtgaacctatttcgcCCGATCAAATAGATTCaaataaattaaaacggaggaaGTAttttgtatgggtcaaaatctgacttTAGAATATTGGAGCTAAGAGTGTACTAAGGGAAGAGTTCTCAAGTCGTCTTTTGTCGAAATGGCCCAAGGAGCAGCGAAGTTTGTGGTCGAAGAATTAACGAGAGTCATAGTCGAGGTGTTAACAAGGGTGGAGGCCGAGGTCGAGTACCATTGACAGAGCTGTAACGACTAGTTTTCAAGATATGAtattaaagagaatattctagtggatattctcCGCACTTGTACTATTAGAGTTTCTTAGAAATATGTCCCATATACAGAAAAAGAGACAAGGATATGATACATGTGATATTCATTTGTAAAACACTTAGACTTGAGAAAGAGAATCGGATCTCATTTGCTAAGATACAAATATCACCTTTTCACTGAGATTCTTGTCTATACTCTTTCACTAGATCCGAGAATAACTCAAATATTCAAGAGATTGTCTACCATTCATCATTGTCAAACAAAactgtaggcatataaattttgttgaaattaaattcataaaataatttggactatattttaaattcaagatatattagt encodes the following:
- the LOC104226348 gene encoding uncharacterized protein, which produces MALTGNRILCNSSTRMPYTQLPLRRPFLLPSSSSTTSWSQGRRSSQFTVLAAKKFTSGKNKRSSISTKEPVKEDEDFVTVNIAIGNEDGGATATMDDGFVMPQLPGLETDFWEGPQWDGFGFFVQYMWAFGVLFSLIACGIAVATYNDGATDFKATPVYKEAIQSRELLEEPEASNSDVFESNPTEEAPSLE